A region of the Rhizobium binae genome:
CGTTCCGGCGTCGCCATCAACGGCTTCGAAGGCGGCCAGATGCCGATCTACCGTCGCCTGCCGAAGCGCGGCTTCAATAACATCTTCGCTTCCGACTTCGTCGTCGTGTCGCTCGCCCGTATCCAGGCCGCGATCGACGCCGGCAAGCTCGATGCGAAGGCCACGGTTGACGCAGCCTCCCTCAAGGCTGCCGGCGTCATCCGCCGTGCCAAGGACGGTGTGCGCGTTCTCGCCGACGGCGAACTCAAGGCCAAGATCACCATCGTCGTCGCGGGCGCTTCCAAGCCTGCCGTCGAGAAGATCGAAAAGGCCGGCGGCAGCGTGACGCTGCTCTCGGCTCCTGTTGCAGCCGAATAATAATCTGATGATATGTCGCCCGGGGTGCTTCACACCGGGCGATTTTGCTCCCATATGTGGGCCTCACAAAATGTTGGCTGGCGCGCTCGCGTCACGCCGGTAAGACTGGAAAACAAGGGTGAGGCATGGGGTTGCACTGCAATCCGTTCCAAGCCCGGTTTTGAATAATTTTCATACTGATTCCGGGGCCGGCCTGTCCCCCAGAGACGGCCGGAATTGGTAGCGCGGAGAATCGCATGGCTTCTGCAGCGGAACAATTGGCATCCAACCTCAATTTTTCGACCTTTGCCAAAGCCGAGGATTTGAAGAAGCGCCTGTGGTTCACACTGGCAGCTCTCCTCGTCTACAGGCTCGGCACCCATATTCCGCTCCCGGGTCTCAATCCCGAAGCCTATGCCCAGGCTTTCCGCGGCCAGGCAGGCGGCATTCTCGGCCTTTTCAACATGTTCTCGGGCGGCGCCGTTCAGCGCATGGCGATTTTCGCGCTCGGCATCATGCCCTATATCTCCGCTTCGATCATCGTGCAGCTGATGACCTCGGTCGTGCCGGCGCTCGAAAACCTGAAGAAGGAAGGCGAGCAGGGCCGCAAGATCATCAACCAGTATACCCGCTACGGCACGGTGATTCTCGGTGCGCTGCAGGCCTACGGCATTGCCGCCGGTCTTGAGAGCGGCCAGGGCCTCGTCGTCGAGCCGGGCTGGTTCTTCCGTGTATCCACCGTCCTGACGCTGCTGGGCGGCACGATGTTCCTGATGTGGCTCGGCGAGCAGATCACCTCGCGCGGCATCGGCAACGGCATTTCGCTGATCATCTTCGCCGGCATCGCCGCCGGACTCCCCACGGCGCTTGCAGGCACGCTGGAACTCGGCCGCACCGGTGCGCTGTCGACTCCGCTCATCCTGCTCGTCATTATCGTTGCGATCGGCGTCATCGGCGTCATCGTCTTCGTGGAGCGTGCGCAGCGCCGGCTGCTGATTCAATATCCGAAGCGCCAGGTCGGCAACCGCATGTTCCAGGGCGACACCTCGCATCTGCCGCTCAAGCTCAACACCTCGGGCGTTATCCCGGCGATTTTCGCGTCGTCGCTGTTGCTGCTGCCGGCAACGATTGCCGGCTTTGCCAGAACCACTGCAATGCCGGCCTGGGCGACGTCGATCGTTGCGGCGCTCGGCCATGGCCAGCCGCTCTACATGGTGCTCTATGCGGCACTGATCGCCTTCTTCGCCTTCTTCTACACGGCCATCGTCTTCAATCCGAAGGACACGGCCGACAATCTGAAGAAGCATGGCGGCTTCATTCCCGGCATCCGTCCGGGTGAGCGCACCGCCGAATATATCGACTACGTGCTGACCCGCATCACGATGATCGGCGCGATCTATCTCGTCTTCGTCTGCATCC
Encoded here:
- the rplO gene encoding 50S ribosomal protein L15, encoding MKLNEIKDNEGSTHSRKRLGRGIGSGSGKTGGRGVKGQKSRSGVAINGFEGGQMPIYRRLPKRGFNNIFASDFVVVSLARIQAAIDAGKLDAKATVDAASLKAAGVIRRAKDGVRVLADGELKAKITIVVAGASKPAVEKIEKAGGSVTLLSAPVAAE
- the secY gene encoding preprotein translocase subunit SecY produces the protein MASAAEQLASNLNFSTFAKAEDLKKRLWFTLAALLVYRLGTHIPLPGLNPEAYAQAFRGQAGGILGLFNMFSGGAVQRMAIFALGIMPYISASIIVQLMTSVVPALENLKKEGEQGRKIINQYTRYGTVILGALQAYGIAAGLESGQGLVVEPGWFFRVSTVLTLLGGTMFLMWLGEQITSRGIGNGISLIIFAGIAAGLPTALAGTLELGRTGALSTPLILLVIIVAIGVIGVIVFVERAQRRLLIQYPKRQVGNRMFQGDTSHLPLKLNTSGVIPAIFASSLLLLPATIAGFARTTAMPAWATSIVAALGHGQPLYMVLYAALIAFFAFFYTAIVFNPKDTADNLKKHGGFIPGIRPGERTAEYIDYVLTRITMIGAIYLVFVCILPEILVSQTGIPLSLGGTSLLIVVSVTLDTVAQIQGHLIAQQYEGLIKKSKLRGGKRGR